From the Macaca nemestrina isolate mMacNem1 chromosome 7, mMacNem.hap1, whole genome shotgun sequence genome, one window contains:
- the LOC105493151 gene encoding calcium and integrin-binding family member 2 isoform X1, with translation MGNKQTIFTEEQLDNYQDCTFFNKKDILKLHSRFYELAPNLVPMDYRKSPIVHVPMSLIIQMPELRENPFKERIVAAFSEDGEGNLTFNDFVDMFSVLCESAPRELKANYAFKIYDFNTDNFICKEDLELTLARLTKSELDEEEVVLVCDKVIEEADLDGDGKLGFADFEDMIAKAPDFLSTFHIRI, from the exons GACTGCACCTTCTTCAATAAGAAGGACATCCTCAA GCTGCATTCACGATTCTACGAGCTGGCCCCCAACCTCGTCCCAATGGACTACAGGAAGAGCCCCATCGTCCACGTGCCCATGAGCCTCATCATCCAGATGCCAGAGCTCCGG GAGAATCCCTTCAAAGAAAGGATCGTGGCGGCGTTTTCCGAGGATGGTGAGGGGAACCTCACCTTCAACGACTTTGTGGACATGTTTTCCGTGCTCTGCGAGTCGGCTCCCCGAGAGCTCAAGGCAAACTATGCCTTCAAGATCTATG aCTTCAACACTGACAACTTCATCTGCAAGGAAGACCTGGAGCTGACGCTGGCCCGGCTCACTAAGTCAGAGCTGGATGAGGAGGAGGTGGTGCTTGTGTGCGACAAGGTCATTGAGGAGGCTGACCTGGATGGTGATGGCAAGCTGGGCTTTGCTGACTTCGAGGACATGATTGCCAAGGCCCCTGACTTCCTCAG cACTTTCCACATCCGGATCTGA
- the LOC105493151 gene encoding calcium and integrin-binding family member 2 isoform X3 has translation MDYRKSPIVHVPMSLIIQMPELRENPFKERIVAAFSEDGEGNLTFNDFVDMFSVLCESAPRELKANYAFKIYDFNTDNFICKEDLELTLARLTKSELDEEEVVLVCDKVIEEADLDGDGKLGFADFEDMIAKAPDFLSTFHIRI, from the exons ATGGACTACAGGAAGAGCCCCATCGTCCACGTGCCCATGAGCCTCATCATCCAGATGCCAGAGCTCCGG GAGAATCCCTTCAAAGAAAGGATCGTGGCGGCGTTTTCCGAGGATGGTGAGGGGAACCTCACCTTCAACGACTTTGTGGACATGTTTTCCGTGCTCTGCGAGTCGGCTCCCCGAGAGCTCAAGGCAAACTATGCCTTCAAGATCTATG aCTTCAACACTGACAACTTCATCTGCAAGGAAGACCTGGAGCTGACGCTGGCCCGGCTCACTAAGTCAGAGCTGGATGAGGAGGAGGTGGTGCTTGTGTGCGACAAGGTCATTGAGGAGGCTGACCTGGATGGTGATGGCAAGCTGGGCTTTGCTGACTTCGAGGACATGATTGCCAAGGCCCCTGACTTCCTCAG cACTTTCCACATCCGGATCTGA
- the LOC105493151 gene encoding calcium and integrin-binding family member 2 isoform X2, with protein MASTWGLHSGCDLSPERQWTPGSALDRHPVWPSKGLKSRLRGLLGRENPFKERIVAAFSEDGEGNLTFNDFVDMFSVLCESAPRELKANYAFKIYDFNTDNFICKEDLELTLARLTKSELDEEEVVLVCDKVIEEADLDGDGKLGFADFEDMIAKAPDFLSTFHIRI; from the exons ATGGCATCCACTTGGGGCCTACACTCTGGTTGTGACCTCAGTCCTGAGAGACAATGGACCCCAGGTTCAGCCCTGGACCGACACCCTGTCTGGCCCAGCAAGGGGCTCAAGAGCAGGCTCAGAGGGTTGCTGGGGCGG GAGAATCCCTTCAAAGAAAGGATCGTGGCGGCGTTTTCCGAGGATGGTGAGGGGAACCTCACCTTCAACGACTTTGTGGACATGTTTTCCGTGCTCTGCGAGTCGGCTCCCCGAGAGCTCAAGGCAAACTATGCCTTCAAGATCTATG aCTTCAACACTGACAACTTCATCTGCAAGGAAGACCTGGAGCTGACGCTGGCCCGGCTCACTAAGTCAGAGCTGGATGAGGAGGAGGTGGTGCTTGTGTGCGACAAGGTCATTGAGGAGGCTGACCTGGATGGTGATGGCAAGCTGGGCTTTGCTGACTTCGAGGACATGATTGCCAAGGCCCCTGACTTCCTCAG cACTTTCCACATCCGGATCTGA
- the LOC105493149 gene encoding SH2 domain-containing protein 7 isoform X1: MVYFFTAVQTEQLLRDRALGSFLIRLSDRATGYILSYRGSNRCRHFVINQLQNRRYIISGDTQSHSTLAELVHHYQEAQLEPFGEMLTAACPRPEDNDMYDAITRGLHQTIVDPENLPAMVSPTVVPDKAASPRSSPKPQVSFLHAEKSLDVSPQNLSQEESMEAHIRVPPLPERSSSLLEESFGGPNDIIYADLRKMNQARLGLGTEGSSRHAPVPAGSQAYSPGREAQRRLSDGEQNRPHGLVPVLSGVSPDQGPTESPTSWGCSNAMGSLGATWRQEFPKLSQEAQPCSQGSSADIYEFIGTQGPLQEARDTPDQEGSTYEQIPACWGDPTRAPDPGASPTSSPWVHGPMDHGYKRISGPPGLPEPGNTYEQIPATKSKETGRMHKPDKLRRLFFTDRKHKF, encoded by the exons GCAGACGGAGCAGCTACTCAGGGACAGAGCTCTTGGTTCCTTCCTCATCCGCCTCAGTGACCGAGCCACCGGCTACATCTTGTCCTACAG GGGCAGCAATCGTTGCCGACATTTTGTCATCAACCAACTTCAAAACCGGCGTTACATCATCTCAGGAGACACCCAGAGCCACAGCACCCTGGCTGAGCTTGTGCACCATTACCAGGAGGCACAGCTTGAGCCCTTCGGAGAGATGCTGACTGCTGCCTGCCCCCGG CCAGAGGACAATGATATGTATGATGCCATCACCCGGGGCCTCCACCAGACCATCGTGGACCCAGAAAACCTGCCTGCCATGGTATCCCCCACAGTGGTCCCAGACAAGGCCGCCAGCCCCCGCTCATCTCCAAAGCCCCAGGTCTCCTTCCTCCATGCAGAGAAGAGTCTGGATGTGAGTCCCCAGAACCTCTCCCAGGAGGAAAGCATGGAG GCTCACATCAGAGTGCCCCCACTCCCTGAGAGGAGTTCCTCCCTCCTGGAAGAGTCTTTTGGAGGCCCCAATGACATCATCTATGCAGACCTGAGGAAGATGAACCAGGCACGGCTAGGCTTGGGCACAGAGGGGTCCAGCAGGCATGCACCAGTTCCAGCTGGCAGCCAGGCCTACTCCCCAGGCAGGGAGGCCCAAAGGAGACTCTCAGATGGAGAACAGAATAGGCCTCATGGCCTGGTGCCTGTCCTCTCTGGGGTGAGCCCAGACCAGGGTCCCACAGAGTCTCCCACTTCCTGGGGGTGTTCTAATGCCATGGGATCCCTGGGGGCTACCTGGAGGCAGGAGTTTCCAAAGCTGAGCCAAGAGGCTCAGCCCTGCTCCCAGGGCAGCTCTGCAGATATCTATGAGTTCATTGGGACACAAGGCCCCCTGCAAGAGGCCAGGGACACACCAGACCAAGAAGGCAGTACCTATGAGCAGATCCCAGCTTGCTGGGGTGACCCAACCAGGGCCCCAGATCCTGGGGCCAGTCCCACATCTAGCCCATGGGTACATGGGCCCATGGACCATGGCTACAAGAGGATCTCAGGGCCCCCAGGGCTCCCAGAGCCTGGGAACACCTATGAGCAGATCCCAGCAACCAAGAGCAAGGAGACTGGACGGATGCACAAG CCTGACAAGCTTCGGAGGCTCTTCTTCACGGACAGGAAGCACAAATTCTGA
- the LOC105493149 gene encoding SH2 domain-containing protein 7 isoform X2: MEDSLKQLSLGRDPEGAGDSQALAELQELALKWFMETQAPFILQNGALPPWFHGFITRKQTEQLLRDRALGSFLIRLSDRATGYILSYRGSNRCRHFVINQLQNRRYIISGDTQSHSTLAELVHHYQEAQLEPFGEMLTAACPRPEDNDMYDAITRGLHQTIVDPENLPAMVSPTVVPDKAASPRSSPKPQVSFLHAEKSLDVSPQNLSQEESMEAHIRVPPLPERSSSLLEESFGGPNDIIYADLRKMNQARLGLGTEGSSRHAPVPAGSQAYSPGREAQRRLSDGEQNRPHGLVPVLSGVSPDQGPTESPTSWGCSNAMGSLGATWRQEFPKLSQEAQPCSQGSSADIYEFIGTQGPLQEARDTPDQEGSTYEQIPACWGDPTRAPDPGASPTSSPWVHGPMDHGYKRISGPPGLPEPGNTYEQIPATKSKETGRMHKPDKLRRLFFTDRKHKF, encoded by the exons ATGGAGGACAGCTTAAAGCAGCTCAGCCTGGGGAGAGATCCTGAGGGGGCAGGGGACAGCCAGGCCCTGGCTGAGCTCCAGGAGCTTGCCCTGAAGTGGTTCATGGAGACACAGGCCCCCTTCATTCTGCAGAACGGTGCCCTGCCTCCCTGGTTTCATGGATTCATCACCCGCAA GCAGACGGAGCAGCTACTCAGGGACAGAGCTCTTGGTTCCTTCCTCATCCGCCTCAGTGACCGAGCCACCGGCTACATCTTGTCCTACAG GGGCAGCAATCGTTGCCGACATTTTGTCATCAACCAACTTCAAAACCGGCGTTACATCATCTCAGGAGACACCCAGAGCCACAGCACCCTGGCTGAGCTTGTGCACCATTACCAGGAGGCACAGCTTGAGCCCTTCGGAGAGATGCTGACTGCTGCCTGCCCCCGG CCAGAGGACAATGATATGTATGATGCCATCACCCGGGGCCTCCACCAGACCATCGTGGACCCAGAAAACCTGCCTGCCATGGTATCCCCCACAGTGGTCCCAGACAAGGCCGCCAGCCCCCGCTCATCTCCAAAGCCCCAGGTCTCCTTCCTCCATGCAGAGAAGAGTCTGGATGTGAGTCCCCAGAACCTCTCCCAGGAGGAAAGCATGGAG GCTCACATCAGAGTGCCCCCACTCCCTGAGAGGAGTTCCTCCCTCCTGGAAGAGTCTTTTGGAGGCCCCAATGACATCATCTATGCAGACCTGAGGAAGATGAACCAGGCACGGCTAGGCTTGGGCACAGAGGGGTCCAGCAGGCATGCACCAGTTCCAGCTGGCAGCCAGGCCTACTCCCCAGGCAGGGAGGCCCAAAGGAGACTCTCAGATGGAGAACAGAATAGGCCTCATGGCCTGGTGCCTGTCCTCTCTGGGGTGAGCCCAGACCAGGGTCCCACAGAGTCTCCCACTTCCTGGGGGTGTTCTAATGCCATGGGATCCCTGGGGGCTACCTGGAGGCAGGAGTTTCCAAAGCTGAGCCAAGAGGCTCAGCCCTGCTCCCAGGGCAGCTCTGCAGATATCTATGAGTTCATTGGGACACAAGGCCCCCTGCAAGAGGCCAGGGACACACCAGACCAAGAAGGCAGTACCTATGAGCAGATCCCAGCTTGCTGGGGTGACCCAACCAGGGCCCCAGATCCTGGGGCCAGTCCCACATCTAGCCCATGGGTACATGGGCCCATGGACCATGGCTACAAGAGGATCTCAGGGCCCCCAGGGCTCCCAGAGCCTGGGAACACCTATGAGCAGATCCCAGCAACCAAGAGCAAGGAGACTGGACGGATGCACAAG CCTGACAAGCTTCGGAGGCTCTTCTTCACGGACAGGAAGCACAAATTCTGA